Proteins from a single region of Deinococcus fonticola:
- a CDS encoding serine/threonine protein kinase: protein MSTLSPLPHQQVDRLTPLGQRGGVQTAQGVWQGQAVFVKSLISDDPEIVDRFQHEGEVAAYLQHPNIVRLLAVTDTQLIFEFIRGGTLRDLARCGPMTPDAATAVVWGVLQAAAYLHARGVVHQDLKPENVMLLNGQANDASVRIMDFSMSHARHLHLAIHSSTRMGTPHFMAPEQFQGVRGDPRSDLYSVGVLLFDCLAGHPPYEDALGWLAGICENCAELPGPPELHPLMQGAIQRDRAERPQSAQVMLKALGQARRALGLSDLGHDEPENGNQEYSNRQAAQ from the coding sequence ATGTCCACCTTGTCCCCTCTTCCTCACCAGCAAGTCGATCGACTGACGCCACTGGGGCAGCGCGGTGGGGTGCAGACCGCGCAGGGCGTGTGGCAGGGGCAGGCCGTCTTCGTCAAATCCCTGATCTCCGACGATCCCGAAATAGTGGATCGCTTCCAGCACGAGGGCGAGGTCGCCGCATACCTGCAACACCCGAATATCGTCAGGCTGTTGGCGGTCACGGACACGCAACTGATCTTCGAGTTCATCCGGGGCGGCACACTGCGCGACCTGGCCCGCTGCGGCCCCATGACACCGGACGCCGCCACGGCGGTGGTGTGGGGCGTGCTTCAGGCAGCCGCGTACCTGCATGCCCGGGGCGTGGTTCACCAGGATTTGAAACCGGAAAACGTCATGCTGCTGAATGGCCAGGCGAATGACGCCAGCGTGCGCATCATGGATTTCAGCATGAGCCACGCCCGCCACCTGCACCTGGCTATTCACAGCAGCACGCGTATGGGCACACCGCACTTCATGGCGCCCGAGCAGTTTCAGGGCGTCCGGGGCGACCCGCGCAGCGACCTGTACTCGGTGGGCGTGTTGCTGTTCGACTGCCTGGCTGGCCACCCGCCGTATGAGGACGCGCTGGGCTGGCTGGCGGGTATCTGTGAAAACTGCGCCGAGCTGCCTGGCCCGCCAGAATTACACCCGCTGATGCAGGGAGCCATTCAGCGTGACCGTGCCGAGCGCCCGCAATCGGCGCAGGTCATGCTGAAGGCGCTGGGTCAGGCCCGACGCGCCCTGGGCCTCAGCGATCTGGGGCATGATGAGCCAGAGAACGGTAACCAGGAATACAGCAACCGGCAGGCCGCCCAGTGA
- a CDS encoding acyl-CoA dehydrogenase family protein translates to MEFTLSDEQRQLQQLARDFARKEIMPIAAEYDQKEELPWQIVEKAFEVGLLNVGIPEHAGGIGLGMLDECLVGEEIAYGCMGIFTVLMASELGITPILVGGTEEQQKRFLGPLTEKAGLAAFALSEPNNGSDAAAMGTTAVLDGDEWVINGTKMWISNGGVAELTVVFATTDKQGGHKATVALVVPKDAPGFSYNKIKHKMGQRASLTSELVFENVRVPKENQLGGLGDGFKIAMKTLDKTRVPVAAGSVGIARRALDESVKYSKEREAFGKPISNFQAIQFKLAEMAMGIETGRLMWQKAAWLVDQGQPHGYESAIAKAYCSEMAFDAANEAIQVHGGYGYVGEYPVEKLLRDSKLNQIYEGTNEIQRVVIARNLLK, encoded by the coding sequence ATGGAATTCACCCTGTCCGACGAACAACGCCAATTGCAGCAACTTGCCCGTGATTTTGCCCGCAAGGAAATCATGCCCATCGCCGCCGAGTACGACCAGAAAGAAGAACTGCCCTGGCAGATCGTGGAAAAGGCCTTTGAGGTCGGGCTGCTGAACGTCGGCATTCCTGAGCATGCCGGCGGCATCGGCCTGGGCATGCTCGACGAGTGCCTCGTGGGCGAGGAGATCGCCTACGGCTGCATGGGCATCTTCACGGTGCTGATGGCGTCCGAGCTGGGCATCACGCCCATCCTGGTGGGCGGCACCGAGGAGCAGCAGAAACGTTTCCTGGGGCCTCTCACCGAGAAGGCTGGGCTGGCCGCCTTCGCCCTCAGTGAACCGAACAACGGCTCCGACGCCGCCGCGATGGGCACCACTGCCGTGCTGGACGGCGACGAATGGGTCATCAACGGCACCAAGATGTGGATTTCCAACGGCGGGGTGGCCGAGCTGACCGTGGTGTTCGCCACCACTGATAAGCAGGGCGGCCACAAGGCCACCGTCGCCCTGGTCGTGCCCAAGGACGCGCCCGGTTTCTCTTACAACAAGATCAAGCACAAGATGGGCCAGCGGGCCAGCCTGACCTCCGAACTGGTGTTCGAGAATGTCCGCGTGCCTAAAGAAAACCAGCTGGGCGGCCTGGGTGACGGGTTCAAGATCGCCATGAAGACGCTGGACAAGACCCGCGTGCCCGTCGCCGCCGGGTCGGTCGGCATCGCCCGCCGCGCCCTGGACGAAAGCGTGAAGTACAGCAAGGAACGCGAGGCTTTCGGCAAACCCATCAGCAACTTTCAGGCCATTCAGTTCAAGCTGGCGGAAATGGCCATGGGCATCGAAACGGGCCGCCTGATGTGGCAAAAAGCCGCCTGGCTGGTCGATCAGGGCCAGCCGCACGGCTATGAGAGCGCCATCGCCAAAGCTTACTGCTCGGAAATGGCCTTCGACGCCGCCAACGAGGCCATTCAGGTGCACGGCGGGTACGGTTACGTCGGCGAGTACCCGGTGGAAAAACTGCTGCGCGACAGTAAACTCAACCAGATCTACGAAGGCACCAACGAAATTCAGCGCGTGGTCATTGCCCGCAACCTGCTGAAGTAA
- a CDS encoding histidine triad nucleotide-binding protein, producing MSGPTLFERIIARKIPSDIVYEDADFIAIKDIAPKAPIHLLVIPKKVTARVDEIAEPLEMGQLWLTAVKVARQHAQDYRLLVNCGQGGGQVVFHTHIHVLAGWENGPDSDT from the coding sequence ATGAGTGGCCCCACCCTGTTCGAGCGCATCATCGCCCGCAAGATTCCCAGCGACATCGTGTACGAGGACGCGGATTTTATCGCGATCAAGGATATTGCCCCGAAGGCCCCCATTCACCTGCTGGTCATTCCAAAGAAGGTGACGGCGCGGGTCGACGAGATCGCGGAGCCGCTGGAGATGGGCCAGTTGTGGCTCACCGCAGTGAAAGTGGCGCGGCAGCATGCGCAGGATTACCGCCTGCTGGTGAACTGCGGGCAGGGTGGGGGACAGGTGGTGTTTCACACCCACATTCACGTCCTGGCCGGCTGGGAAAACGGGCCGGATTCCGATACCTGA
- a CDS encoding ABC transporter ATP-binding protein encodes MSILDVQGLTKTFGGLTAVNDVTFQVPERGIISVIGPNGAGKTTFFNLITGIYTPDKGTINLAGKSLVGLRPDQVVDAGISRTFQNIRLFPSMTAEENIMLGRGVRLKSSYWDAILRSGKFRHDEQEALDTARLMLDFVGLSKWRNELSTSLPYGDQRKLEIARALATTPKLILLDEPAAGMNPRETEDLKALIRAIRDELGVTVVLIEHDMRLVMTLSENITVLNYGSKLAEGLPHEVRNNPEVMEAYLGRGAAAGDHGKEARL; translated from the coding sequence ATGAGCATCCTCGACGTGCAGGGATTGACTAAAACTTTCGGCGGGTTGACCGCCGTGAACGACGTGACTTTCCAGGTGCCCGAACGCGGGATCATCAGCGTGATCGGGCCGAACGGGGCGGGCAAGACCACCTTCTTCAACCTGATTACCGGCATCTACACCCCAGACAAGGGCACCATCAACCTGGCCGGCAAGAGTCTGGTGGGCCTGCGCCCGGATCAGGTGGTGGATGCCGGCATCAGCCGCACCTTCCAGAACATTCGGCTGTTTCCCAGCATGACCGCCGAGGAAAACATCATGCTGGGGCGCGGTGTGCGGCTGAAAAGCAGCTATTGGGACGCGATCTTGCGCAGCGGCAAGTTCCGCCACGACGAGCAGGAAGCGCTGGACACCGCCCGCCTGATGCTGGACTTCGTGGGCCTGAGCAAGTGGCGTAACGAGCTGTCCACTAGCCTGCCCTACGGCGACCAGCGCAAACTGGAAATTGCCCGCGCGCTGGCCACCACGCCCAAGCTGATCCTGCTGGACGAGCCCGCCGCCGGCATGAACCCCCGCGAAACGGAAGACCTCAAGGCCCTGATTCGCGCCATCCGCGACGAGCTGGGCGTTACAGTCGTCCTGATCGAGCACGACATGCGTCTGGTCATGACCCTCAGTGAAAACATCACCGTGCTGAACTACGGCAGCAAACTGGCCGAGGGCTTGCCGCACGAAGTCCGCAACAACCCCGAGGTCATGGAAGCGTACCTGGGACGCGGCGCCGCCGCCGGCGACCACGGCAAGGAGGCCCGCCTGTGA
- a CDS encoding MIP/aquaporin family protein → MKFTTSQEFMAELLGTMVLILFGVGVVAMVVLFGSSPAIPGEVVKGGYTNITLGWGFAVLMGIFISGTISGAHLNPAVTIALAATGRFPWSKVGHYIAGQMVGAFLGAALVYAVYHAKWVGVDPGLASTAGVFSTFPAVPGFWPGFIDQVVGTALLMALILAIGDKLNNPLGANWGGLAVAFVVMAIGMSFGGMHGYAINPARDLGPRLFSALAGFKNTGFADGVWLVPVIGPIVGAIVGAFIYDTFIGKPLLRAGEAHQGVQGVDPEYNVNR, encoded by the coding sequence ATGAAATTCACGACCTCACAGGAATTTATGGCGGAACTGCTGGGCACCATGGTGCTGATCCTTTTCGGGGTGGGTGTGGTCGCCATGGTCGTGCTGTTCGGCAGCAGCCCCGCCATTCCCGGCGAGGTGGTCAAGGGCGGGTACACCAACATCACCCTGGGCTGGGGCTTCGCGGTGCTGATGGGCATTTTCATCTCCGGCACCATCAGCGGGGCGCACCTGAACCCCGCCGTGACCATTGCGCTGGCGGCCACCGGGCGCTTTCCCTGGAGCAAGGTGGGGCATTACATCGCTGGACAGATGGTGGGCGCCTTCCTGGGGGCTGCCCTCGTGTACGCCGTGTACCACGCCAAGTGGGTGGGCGTCGATCCGGGACTGGCAAGTACCGCCGGGGTGTTCAGTACCTTCCCTGCCGTGCCGGGCTTCTGGCCGGGCTTTATCGATCAGGTGGTGGGCACCGCCCTACTGATGGCCCTGATCCTGGCGATTGGCGACAAACTCAATAACCCGCTGGGGGCCAACTGGGGCGGGCTGGCGGTGGCCTTCGTGGTGATGGCGATCGGCATGAGCTTCGGCGGCATGCACGGGTACGCCATCAACCCCGCCCGCGACCTGGGGCCGCGCCTCTTCTCGGCGCTGGCCGGCTTCAAGAACACCGGCTTTGCCGACGGCGTGTGGCTGGTGCCCGTGATCGGGCCCATCGTGGGGGCCATCGTGGGGGCCTTTATCTACGATACCTTCATCGGCAAACCGCTGCTGCGGGCCGGCGAGGCGCACCAGGGCGTGCAGGGCGTCGACCCCGAATACAACGTCAACCGCTGA
- a CDS encoding ABC transporter ATP-binding protein → MLELSDIHTYYGQIHALKGLSMTVNQGEIVALIGGNGAGKTTTLRTISGMMKPKQGSVSYLGQNVSGVPSHTIMGRGMSHVPEGRRIFPQLTVRENLEVGAYTVSNKKTVEERIQEGFALFPRLKERETQLGGTMSGGEQQMLAIARALMVAPKLLLLDEPSMGLSPLFVEAIFDIIERLNKERGTTILLVEQNASMALAIANRAYVLQTGEIKLSGNAADIAADETVRKAYLGDE, encoded by the coding sequence ATGCTCGAACTGAGCGACATTCACACCTACTACGGCCAGATTCACGCCCTCAAGGGCCTGAGCATGACCGTGAACCAGGGCGAGATCGTGGCCCTGATCGGCGGCAACGGTGCGGGCAAAACCACCACCCTGCGCACCATTTCCGGCATGATGAAGCCCAAGCAGGGCAGCGTCAGCTACCTGGGGCAAAACGTCAGCGGCGTGCCTTCGCACACCATCATGGGGCGCGGCATGAGCCACGTTCCCGAAGGCCGCCGGATTTTCCCGCAGCTGACCGTCCGCGAGAACCTGGAAGTCGGCGCCTACACCGTCAGTAACAAGAAAACGGTCGAGGAGCGCATTCAGGAAGGCTTCGCGCTGTTCCCGCGACTCAAGGAACGCGAGACCCAGCTCGGCGGCACCATGTCAGGCGGGGAGCAGCAGATGCTGGCCATCGCGCGCGCCCTGATGGTGGCCCCCAAACTGCTGCTGCTCGACGAGCCCAGCATGGGCCTCTCGCCCCTCTTCGTGGAAGCCATCTTCGACATCATCGAGCGCCTCAACAAGGAGCGCGGCACCACCATCCTGCTGGTCGAGCAGAACGCCAGCATGGCCCTGGCCATCGCCAACCGCGCCTACGTCCTCCAGACCGGTGAGATCAAACTGTCCGGCAACGCCGCTGACATCGCCGCCGACGAGACCGTGCGCAAGGCGTACCTGGGCGACGAGTAA
- the holA gene encoding DNA polymerase III subunit delta: MILAFTGNRFLADETLRDTLAARGLNPRELPRLSGEDVTSEQLRPHLSPGLFGDGGVIVDLEGIKPDKALLELLAAAEVTVAVLDESPPATRVKQYEKAGQIVPSPAPSKPGDVTGWVVQRARKQKLALERDAASYLAEVFGADLAGIASEMTKLALLDGPFTREAVQRVVGREPPGDSFAMLGAATAGRAAEAVMQLRRLLLSGEDPFKLMGAVVWQYSLVARTVALLQEEGRVNEAAAAQRLGVKPYPAKKALEVARKLNEAKIRAHLGRILEADLAMKRGLDPAVTLERLIVQLSV, from the coding sequence GTGATCCTGGCCTTCACAGGGAACCGTTTTCTGGCCGATGAAACCCTGCGCGACACACTGGCGGCGCGGGGCCTGAACCCGCGTGAACTCCCGCGCCTGTCCGGCGAAGATGTCACGTCCGAGCAACTGCGCCCGCACCTCTCGCCGGGCCTCTTCGGAGATGGCGGCGTGATCGTCGACCTGGAGGGCATCAAACCCGACAAGGCGCTGCTGGAACTGCTGGCCGCCGCCGAGGTCACGGTGGCGGTGCTGGACGAATCTCCGCCGGCCACCCGTGTCAAGCAGTATGAAAAAGCCGGACAGATTGTGCCCTCGCCTGCCCCCAGCAAACCCGGCGACGTGACCGGCTGGGTGGTGCAGCGCGCCAGAAAGCAGAAACTGGCGCTGGAACGTGACGCGGCTTCCTACCTGGCCGAAGTGTTCGGCGCTGACCTGGCAGGCATTGCCAGCGAGATGACCAAATTGGCGCTGCTGGACGGCCCTTTCACACGCGAAGCGGTGCAGCGTGTGGTGGGCCGTGAACCGCCCGGCGACAGTTTCGCCATGCTGGGGGCTGCCACCGCCGGACGCGCCGCCGAAGCGGTTATGCAACTGCGCCGCCTGCTGCTGTCCGGCGAAGACCCTTTCAAACTAATGGGGGCCGTCGTGTGGCAGTACAGCCTGGTGGCCCGCACGGTGGCCCTGCTGCAAGAAGAAGGGCGCGTTAACGAGGCGGCGGCGGCGCAGCGCCTGGGCGTCAAACCCTACCCTGCTAAAAAAGCCCTGGAAGTCGCCCGCAAGCTGAATGAGGCGAAAATCCGCGCGCACCTGGGCCGCATTCTGGAAGCCGACCTGGCCATGAAGCGCGGCCTTGACCCGGCGGTGACGCTGGAACGCCTCATCGTGCAACTCAGCGTGTAA
- a CDS encoding sugar-binding transcriptional regulator — protein sequence MPTPDPGGPGAPSSSLASPAAADPNVVQAVQVARLYYQQGLTTDAIARELGLSRPRVSRLLTLARRTGLVEIRIHDPQEHPQHLEAALRERWPALNPQVIGLPANAPQDTRMERVAQAAAHWLGTHLRARMTVGIAWGNTLDAVSQALMPRPLADTQFVQLNGSASAYEFNSGFVTDTVLRFARAFGGRAHLFPVPTFFDDPHTKQAMWRERSVGHITTLQAQADMLVFSVGSFTAATPSHVHTAGYLDDQDLTDLAAQGVTGDIATVFFRADGSSRGIDLNDRASGPDLNFVREHPSTVCIVADPGKASALHAALQGRLARTLIVDETTARAVLELS from the coding sequence ATGCCCACCCCCGACCCGGGCGGCCCCGGTGCGCCCTCTTCCTCCCTGGCATCCCCTGCGGCGGCTGACCCCAACGTGGTGCAGGCCGTGCAGGTGGCCCGGCTGTACTACCAGCAGGGCCTGACCACCGACGCCATTGCCCGCGAGCTGGGCCTCTCGCGCCCGCGCGTGTCGCGCCTGCTGACCTTGGCCCGCCGCACCGGCCTGGTCGAAATCCGCATCCACGACCCGCAGGAGCACCCACAGCACCTCGAAGCGGCCCTGCGGGAACGCTGGCCCGCCCTGAACCCCCAGGTGATCGGTCTGCCGGCCAACGCCCCGCAGGACACCCGCATGGAGCGCGTGGCGCAGGCCGCCGCCCACTGGCTGGGCACGCACCTGCGCGCCCGCATGACCGTGGGCATCGCCTGGGGCAACACGCTGGACGCCGTGAGCCAGGCCCTGATGCCACGCCCGCTGGCCGACACACAGTTCGTGCAACTGAACGGCAGCGCCAGCGCCTACGAGTTCAACTCGGGCTTCGTGACCGACACCGTGCTGCGCTTCGCCCGGGCGTTCGGCGGGCGGGCGCACCTGTTCCCGGTGCCTACTTTCTTCGATGACCCGCATACCAAGCAAGCCATGTGGCGTGAACGCAGCGTGGGGCACATCACGACCTTGCAGGCACAGGCCGACATGTTGGTGTTCAGCGTCGGCAGTTTCACAGCGGCCACACCCAGTCACGTGCACACCGCCGGGTACCTGGACGACCAGGACCTCACCGACCTGGCGGCGCAGGGCGTCACGGGCGACATTGCCACCGTGTTCTTCCGCGCCGACGGCAGCAGCCGGGGAATCGATCTGAACGACCGCGCCAGTGGCCCGGACCTGAATTTCGTGCGTGAGCACCCCAGCACCGTGTGCATCGTGGCCGACCCGGGCAAGGCCAGCGCCCTGCACGCCGCCCTGCAAGGCCGGCTGGCCCGCACCCTGATCGTGGATGAAACGACGGCCCGCGCCGTGCTGGAACTTTCCTGA
- a CDS encoding DUF503 domain-containing protein, with product MSLGYVGVLTVRLEMPWVGNLKEKRAMVRPVVERLKSRFPLTVARLDGLDAHDWEVIGVATLSNDYGWVQETLKMAADYIAAEGEYTVTEENVEITVIGDDDDEEE from the coding sequence GTGTCACTGGGTTACGTGGGCGTGCTGACAGTGCGCCTGGAAATGCCGTGGGTGGGGAACCTGAAGGAGAAACGGGCGATGGTGCGCCCGGTGGTGGAGCGCCTGAAGTCGCGTTTTCCCCTGACGGTGGCCCGGCTGGACGGCCTGGATGCGCACGACTGGGAGGTGATCGGCGTGGCGACCCTCTCGAACGATTACGGCTGGGTGCAGGAGACGCTGAAGATGGCGGCGGATTACATCGCGGCTGAGGGTGAGTACACCGTCACCGAGGAGAACGTGGAGATCACGGTCATCGGGGATGACGACGATGAGGAGGAATAA
- a CDS encoding branched-chain amino acid ABC transporter permease yields the protein MDLQTIGTILLQVAVGGLSLGVLYAIIALGYTMVYGVLQLINFAHSEVFIAGGIVGYFVFEALKDASLNGYLKLIVACLAAMFVSGGLNVLIERLAYRPLRGAQRLVPLITAIGVSLVLQDSLRFLVGVRGLFDLSVNLPKGFTNSITTFLGVNISLLNLQVKDIILIGVAGLMMLGLNLLVNHTRMGRAMRAVAHDRQTSGLMGINSDSIISLTFLIGGALGGLGGVMFAMKYQALNAYSGTIPGMKAFTAAVLGGIGNIPGAMLGGLVLGWVETFLGVVSLFQGIPGLHWLGAIKAEYKDLGAFLALILILFFKPAGLLGKATTEKV from the coding sequence ATGGATTTACAAACAATAGGCACCATTTTGCTTCAGGTGGCCGTCGGCGGCCTGAGCCTCGGAGTGCTGTACGCCATCATCGCCCTGGGTTACACCATGGTGTACGGCGTGCTGCAACTCATCAATTTCGCGCACTCGGAAGTTTTCATCGCCGGGGGCATTGTCGGATATTTCGTTTTTGAAGCCCTCAAGGACGCCAGTCTGAACGGTTACCTGAAGCTGATCGTGGCGTGCCTGGCCGCCATGTTCGTTTCCGGGGGCCTGAATGTCCTGATTGAGCGCCTGGCCTACCGCCCGCTGCGCGGCGCACAGCGGCTGGTACCCCTGATCACGGCCATCGGCGTGTCGCTGGTGCTGCAGGACAGCCTGCGCTTTCTGGTGGGGGTGAGGGGTCTGTTCGACCTGAGCGTTAACCTGCCTAAAGGCTTTACCAATTCCATCACGACCTTCCTGGGCGTGAATATCAGCCTGCTGAACCTGCAGGTCAAGGACATCATCCTGATCGGGGTGGCGGGTCTGATGATGCTGGGCCTGAACCTGCTGGTCAACCACACGCGTATGGGGCGCGCCATGCGGGCCGTCGCGCACGACCGCCAGACCTCGGGGCTGATGGGCATCAACAGTGACAGCATCATCAGCCTGACCTTTCTGATCGGGGGTGCCCTGGGTGGTCTGGGCGGCGTGATGTTCGCCATGAAGTACCAGGCCCTCAATGCCTACAGCGGCACGATTCCTGGCATGAAGGCCTTCACAGCCGCCGTGCTGGGCGGCATCGGCAACATTCCCGGCGCGATGCTGGGCGGCCTGGTGCTGGGCTGGGTGGAAACCTTCCTGGGCGTCGTCAGCCTCTTTCAGGGGATTCCCGGCCTGCACTGGCTGGGAGCCATCAAGGCGGAGTACAAGGATCTGGGCGCGTTCCTGGCCCTGATCCTGATTCTGTTCTTCAAACCTGCCGGGCTGCTCGGCAAGGCCACCACGGAGAAGGTGTAA
- a CDS encoding ABC transporter permease subunit → MTTAPVRPNPLKTRPVGGDRTWLLLAYTAISGLLLVFMRDLVADGPMKMLQPVLFGGFLLSLLFAYQWKAAPWAKMLVFAAAIVFVLPFMGRSNTSYFDLMIQMMIFSALALGLNIVVGLAGLLDLGYIAFFAVGAYLWGIFGSPQFAEVTGNPAFANGINPAYFWLFIPLAVAAAAGVGVLIGLPVLKLKGDYLAIVTLGLGEVIRIFANNLSVTNGPQGIDAIESAPVPWLNSLAHTLGFAEDQYRLFFLYILVLGVIAVTIVVNQRLDRSKIGRAWIAIREDEVAAQAMGVPLLKTKLLAFATGASFAGAMGVIFAAKQAFIDPKSFDYFQSIGVMSMVILGGMGNIPGVILGAIVVTMLNLMVLPTLSEVLQSSFPNINQNLDPSKYQRLIFGLVLVFMMLYRPEGLLPSERRKHEMHSDDEHPAVDSITTENLNHGGELGGHLRDGSGAETRSPGLATRRDNERTGSEK, encoded by the coding sequence ATGACCACTGCACCTGTCCGGCCCAACCCCCTGAAAACCAGACCCGTCGGCGGCGACCGCACCTGGCTGCTGCTGGCCTACACCGCCATTTCCGGCCTGCTGCTGGTGTTCATGCGTGACCTGGTGGCCGACGGCCCCATGAAAATGCTGCAACCCGTGCTGTTCGGCGGTTTCCTGCTGAGCCTGCTGTTCGCCTACCAGTGGAAGGCCGCGCCCTGGGCCAAGATGCTGGTCTTTGCCGCCGCCATCGTGTTCGTGCTGCCGTTCATGGGCCGCTCGAACACCAGTTACTTCGACCTGATGATTCAGATGATGATCTTCTCGGCGCTGGCGCTGGGACTCAATATCGTGGTGGGTCTGGCGGGCCTGCTCGACCTGGGGTACATCGCCTTCTTCGCGGTGGGGGCGTACCTGTGGGGGATTTTCGGCAGTCCGCAGTTCGCGGAAGTGACTGGAAACCCGGCGTTTGCTAACGGCATCAACCCCGCGTACTTCTGGCTGTTTATTCCCCTGGCTGTGGCCGCCGCTGCGGGCGTGGGCGTTCTGATCGGCCTGCCGGTGCTGAAACTCAAGGGCGATTACCTCGCCATCGTGACGCTGGGCCTGGGCGAAGTGATCCGCATTTTCGCCAACAACCTGTCGGTCACCAACGGCCCGCAGGGCATCGACGCCATCGAGAGTGCGCCGGTGCCGTGGCTGAACAGCCTGGCGCACACCCTGGGCTTCGCCGAGGATCAGTACCGCCTGTTCTTCCTTTACATCCTGGTGCTGGGCGTCATCGCCGTGACCATCGTCGTGAACCAGCGCCTGGACCGCAGCAAGATCGGCCGCGCCTGGATCGCCATTCGTGAAGACGAGGTGGCCGCGCAGGCCATGGGCGTGCCGCTGCTGAAAACCAAGCTGCTGGCCTTCGCCACCGGCGCCAGTTTCGCCGGCGCCATGGGCGTGATCTTCGCTGCCAAGCAGGCCTTCATCGACCCCAAGAGCTTCGACTACTTCCAGTCGATCGGCGTGATGAGCATGGTGATCCTGGGCGGCATGGGCAACATCCCCGGCGTGATCCTGGGGGCCATCGTGGTCACCATGCTGAACCTGATGGTGCTGCCCACCCTCAGTGAAGTGCTGCAATCGAGCTTCCCGAACATCAACCAGAACCTCGATCCCAGCAAGTACCAGCGCCTGATTTTCGGGCTGGTGCTGGTGTTCATGATGCTCTACCGCCCCGAGGGCCTGCTGCCCAGCGAGCGCCGCAAGCACGAGATGCACAGCGACGACGAGCATCCTGCCGTGGACAGCATCACCACCGAGAACCTGAATCACGGCGGTGAACTGGGCGGCCACCTGCGGGACGGCAGCGGCGCAGAGACGCGCTCGCCGGGGCTGGCGACGCGCCGGGACAACGAACGAACGGGAAGTGAGAAATGA
- a CDS encoding branched-chain amino acid ABC transporter substrate-binding protein produces the protein MKKTALSLSILAALTLGSAHAATVVKIASISPLSGSNSNLGLQIKNGAQLAVNEMKAEFAKAGMTLSLVAYDDQADPATGTAAARRAAADKAVLGVVGTLNSGVVIPASAAVAPSKLTFVSPANTNEKVTDRGLKNMNRICARDDAQGPAGGDFVADNLKAKKVYVLNDKTPYGQGLAEQAEKAMKAKGVSVVQSEGVAAEERDFTAIITKIQALKPDAIYFGGLYGQVGPFAKQLRDKGITTPIIGGDGFDSDDLVKLAGSGANNIYFTTVAPPVDAVPAAKNAAAAYQKTFNQDIQGFGVMSYDSAKVLLQGILNAYKLNKNKVPTRAQVETAVRSGTFKNLTTGEVKFDKNGDRMTAKMYVIAVKDGNRSTAGTVNVIRK, from the coding sequence ATGAAGAAAACCGCCCTCAGTCTTTCCATCCTCGCCGCCCTGACGCTCGGCAGCGCCCACGCCGCCACCGTCGTCAAGATCGCCTCCATCAGCCCCCTGTCAGGCAGCAACAGCAACCTCGGCCTGCAAATCAAGAACGGCGCACAACTCGCCGTAAACGAAATGAAGGCCGAATTTGCCAAGGCGGGCATGACCCTCTCGCTGGTCGCCTACGACGACCAGGCCGACCCCGCCACCGGTACCGCCGCCGCCCGCCGCGCCGCCGCCGACAAGGCCGTGCTGGGCGTGGTCGGCACCCTGAACAGCGGCGTCGTGATTCCTGCCAGCGCCGCCGTGGCCCCCAGCAAACTGACCTTCGTCAGCCCCGCCAACACCAACGAGAAAGTCACGGATCGCGGCCTGAAGAACATGAACCGCATCTGCGCCCGTGACGACGCGCAGGGGCCGGCGGGCGGCGACTTCGTGGCCGACAACCTCAAAGCCAAGAAGGTGTACGTCCTGAACGACAAGACCCCCTACGGTCAGGGCCTGGCCGAACAGGCCGAGAAGGCCATGAAGGCCAAGGGCGTCAGCGTCGTGCAATCGGAGGGCGTGGCCGCCGAGGAACGCGACTTCACCGCCATCATCACCAAGATCCAGGCCCTCAAGCCCGACGCCATCTACTTCGGCGGGCTGTACGGCCAGGTCGGCCCCTTCGCCAAGCAACTGCGCGACAAGGGCATCACCACGCCCATCATCGGCGGGGACGGCTTCGACAGTGACGACCTGGTGAAACTGGCCGGATCGGGCGCGAACAACATCTACTTCACCACCGTCGCCCCGCCCGTCGACGCCGTGCCCGCCGCGAAGAACGCCGCCGCCGCCTACCAGAAGACCTTCAACCAGGACATCCAGGGCTTCGGCGTGATGAGCTACGACTCCGCCAAGGTGCTGCTGCAGGGCATCCTGAACGCCTACAAACTCAACAAGAACAAGGTGCCCACCCGCGCCCAGGTGGAAACCGCCGTGCGCAGCGGCACCTTCAAGAACCTGACCACCGGCGAAGTCAAATTCGACAAGAACGGCGACCGCATGACCGCCAAGATGTACGTCATCGCCGTGAAGGACGGGAACCGCAGCACCGCCGGCACCGTCAACGTCATCCGCAAGTAA